From Syngnathus typhle isolate RoL2023-S1 ecotype Sweden linkage group LG13, RoL_Styp_1.0, whole genome shotgun sequence, a single genomic window includes:
- the LOC133165843 gene encoding zona pellucida sperm-binding protein 4-like, giving the protein MERSRSPLGLWLVIVGLLVGAAVAQHWMEALNTNSKRPAPLPQKQTGVPAPAPHDDKCQVEHNEMIQCGTRDITKEQCVAINCCHDGRRCYYGKAVTVQCTRDGQFVVVLARDSTMPPVDVTAVSLMEMNDPACNAVDATATFAIFQFPMSMCGTTVKEENGFVVYENHMSSSYEVGIGPRGSITRDSHFELLFQCRYSGTAVEALVVEVNSLPAPVPVAAGGPLRVELRLGNGECLSKGCVEEEVAYNSFYAAVDYPITKVLKQPVYVEVRILDRSDPSIVLNLERCWATTTPNSNSVPQCPYHDDRYQTVVVPVHDSRIPFPTHYKRFILKMFSFVEPNHYAPQKDRVFIHCMTSVCYPSNLHSCDQMCYGRHRE; this is encoded by the exons ATGGAGCGTTCCAGGAGCCCGCTTGGTCTTTGGCTGGTGATTGTTGGACTTTTGGTCGGCGCTGCAGTGGCCCAGCACTGGATGGAGGCCCTGAACACCAACAGCAAGCGTCCTGCGCCGCTACCTCAGAAGCAGACAGGAGTTCCTGCGCCTGCGCCCCACGATGACAAATGCCAAGTGGAGCACAATGAGATGATCCAGTGCGGCACCCGCGATATCACCAAGGAGCAATGCGTAGCCATCAACTGCTGCCACGATGGACGGCGCTGCTATTACGGCAAAGCAG TGACTGTGCAGTGTACAAGAGACGGCCAATTTGTGGTGGTGCTAGCTCGTGACTCCACGATGCCGCCGGTGGATGTGACTGCGGTCagcctgatggaaatgaacgaTCCCGCTTGCAACGCGGTCGACGCCACCGCCACATTCGCCATCTTTCAGTTCCCCATGTCCATGTGCGGCACAACGGTCAAG GAGGAAAACGGCTTTGTGGTATACGAGAACCACATGTCATCGTCGTATGAAGTGGGAATCGGACCTCGAGGTTCCATCACCCGCGACAGCCATTTTGA GCTTCTATTCCAGTGTAGATATTCAGGCACAGCTGTGGAAGCGCTGGTCGTGGAGGTCAACTCCCTCCCTGCACCTGTGCCAGTGGCTGCCGGTGGACCTCTCAGGGTGGAGCTCAGACTGGGCAACGGGGAGTGTCTCTCAAAGGGTTGTGTGGAAG AGGAGGTGGCGTACAACTCTTTCTACGCCGCAGTAGATTACCCCATCACTAAAGTTCTCAAGCAACCTGTATATGTTGAGGTCCGCATCCTGGACAGGTCTGATCCCAGCATTGTTTTGAATCTGGAGCGCTGCTGGGCCACCACCACGCCTAATTCCAACAGCGTCCCTCA GTGCCCCTACCACGATGACCGCTACCAGACCGTTGTGGTGCCTGTGCACGACTCTAGAATTCCTTTCCCGACACACTACAAGCGCTTCATCTTGAAGATGTTCTCCTTTGTGGAGCCAAACCACTATGCTCCTCAGAAGGACAGG GTTTTCATCCACTGCATGACATCTGTGTGCTACCCAAGCAACCTGCACTCCTGTGACCAAATGTGCTATGGCAGACATCGTGAGTAA
- the LOC133165599 gene encoding chloride channel protein 2-like — MYGRCTQELGAYAKAEAARLRDGGVRNGEGLRRNASVRSRAADLHEYQKEPCAKCRSCASSCQKFLISRLGEDWIFLILLGLLMALVSWVMDYAIAFCQEVQKWMYSGLDNHLLLQYIAWVSYPVVLITFSAGFTQILAPQAVGSGIPEMKTILRGVVLKEYLTFKTFVAKVIGLTCALGSGMPLGKEGPFVHVASLCAALLSKFMAALFGGIYMEEPFEGSKNELRNTEMLSAACAVGVGCCFAAPIGGVLFSIEVTSTFFAVRNYWRGFFAATFSAFIFRVLAVWNQEEETITALFKTRFRLDFPFDLQELPAFAVLGIACGFGGALFVYLNRLIVECMRKQKTINKLFLRNPSLPVRRLAYPALVTLLVSTLTFPPGLGQFMAGQLTQHESLVALFDNRTWCRQGVAEEFDYISHHHHAWKHPQVNVFITLVLFIVMKFWMSAVATTMPVPCGAFMPVFLIGAAFGRLVGEIMAAMFPDGIHADGRVYPIVPGGYAVVGAAALSGAVTHTVSTAVIVFELTGQISHILPVMIAVILANAVAQALQPSLYDSIIRIKKLPYLPELGMGHHEKYNIRVEDIMVRDVRFITLTSSYRELQEMLLTGQLKTLALVESRDSMILLGSIEKLQLQSLLSLQLSRQRRLRQLLSRDSDPNDNLTSLTSLTSDSAPTSPRNNAHRGVHFLVSAQEISTEESSSFASNLRRPLKSALKSTAAVSDADPPDAFQMLSYAEQDEERRESPCERRKPKRVRISMTDSTEVDDCMSPTEITEWEEQQLDQPLDFKNSKIDPAPFQLVEHTSLHKTHTIFSLLGLDHAYVTSMGRLVGVVSLKELRKAIEGSVTVAGVKVRPPLASFRDSGNTSSISEVTELHKLCMRHRGLSLPREPRPPDQAEVRPDVAYHDTPVDASDQTEPGEPTLRESPSFTEDQSDLTFDCSPAHTEESELVCDFEPPPGQTPEPEQVTPGSWSAPLSGDQSEPEARPIADE; from the exons ATGTATGGGCGGTGCACGCAGGAGCTGGGTGCCTACGCTAAGGCGGAAGCGGCCCGCCTGCGCGATGGCGGCGTGCGCAACGGCGAAGGGCTGCGGCGGAACGCCAGCGTCCGAAGTCGTGCGGCGGATCTGCACGAGTACCAGAAAGAACCGTGCGCCAAGTGCCGGT CATGCGCCTCCAGCTGTCAGAAGTTTCTGATCTCGCGGCTGGGAGAGGACTGGATCTTCCTCATCCTACTGGGGCTGCTCATGGCGCTGGTCAGTTGGGTCATGGACTACGCCATCGCCTTCTGCCAAGAAG taCAGAAGTGGATGTACAGCGGCCTGGACAATCATCTGCTGCTGCAGTACATCGCCTGGGTCAGCTACCCCGTGGTGCTCATCACGTTCTCGGCAGGATTCACGCAGATCCTGGCCCCGCAGGCCGTGG GCTCGGGCATTCCAGAGATGAAGACCATCCTGAGGGGGGTGGTCCTCAAGGAGTACTTGACTTTTAAGACGTTTGTGGCCAAGGTCATCGGGCTCACCTGCGCCCTGGGCAGCGGGATGCCTCTGGGGAAGGAG GGACCTTTCGTACACGTGGCCAGCCTGTGCGCCGCCCTTCTCAGCAAATTCATGGCCGCTCTTTTTGGCGGAATCTACATG GAAGAGCCCTTCGAGGGAAGTAAG AATGAGTTGAGGAACACCGAAATGCTGTCGGCCGCTTGCGCGGTGGGCGTTGGTTGCTGCTTTGCTGCGCCTATCGGAG GGGTGTTGTTCAGCATCGAGGTCACGTCGACGTTTTTTGCCGTGAGGAACTACTGGAGGGGCTTCTTCGCTGCTACCTTTAGCGCCTTCATCTTCCGAGTGCTGGCGGTATGGAACCAGGAGGAAG AGACCATCACAGCTCTCTTTAAGACTCGCTTCCGTCTGGATTTCCCCTTTGACCTTCAGGAGCTGCCGGCCTTCGCCGTTCTCGG GATCGCCTGCGGTTTCGGCGGCGCCCTGTTTGTCTACCTGAATCGGCTCATCGTGGAGTGCATGAGGAAGCAGAAGACCATAAACAAGCTCTTCCTGAGGAA TCCGTCTCTTCCTGTCAGGCGTTTGGCGTATCCGGCGCTCGTCACCCTGCTGGTGTCCACGCTCACGTTCCCTCCGGGCCTCGGGCAGTTCATGGCGGGCCAG CTGACGCAGCACGAGTCGTTGGTGGCGTTGTTTGACAACCGCACGTGGTGCCGCCAGGGGGTGGCCGAGGAGTTTGACTACAtcagccaccaccaccacgcctGGAAGCACCCGCAGGTCAACGTCTTCATCACGCTCGTCCTCTTCATCGTCATGAAG TTTTGGATGTCCGCCGTGGCAACCACCATGCCCGTTCCGTGCGGGGCCTTCATGCCGGTTTTCCTCATCG GTGCGGCATTTGGCAGACTGGTTGGAGAGATCATGGCTGCCATGTTTCCTGACGGTATCCATGCCGACGGCAGGGTCTATCCCATAGTTCCCGGCGGTTACGCTGTCGTGG GTGCTGCGGCGCTTTCCGGGGCCGTCACCCACACCGTGTCCACCGCCGTCATCGTCTTCGAGCTGACGGGCCAGATCTCGCACATCCTGCCCGTGATGATCGCCGTGATCTTGGCCAACGCCGTGGCCCAGGCGCTCCAACCGTCGCTGTACGACTCCATCATCCGCATCAAGAAGTTGCCCTATCTTCCCGAGTTGGGCATGGGCCATCACGA GAAGTATAATATCCGCGTGGAAGACATCATGGTGCGGGACGTGCGCTTCATCACGCTCACCTCGTCTTATCGGGAGCTGCAGGAGATGCTGCTGACCGGTCAGCTCAAGACGCTGGCCTTGGTTGAATCTCGAG ACTCTATGATCCTCCTGGGCTCCATCGAGAAGCTTCAGCTGCAGTCTCTGCTCTCGCTGCAGCTGAGTCGCCAGCGCCGGCTGCGCCAGCTGCTATCCCGGGACAGCGACCCCAACGACAACCTGACCAGCCTCACCAGCCTGACTAGCGACAGCGCCCCCACATCCCCGCGTAACAACGCTCATCGAGGGGTTCACTTCTTGGTGAGCGCCCAAGAG ATCTCCACAGAGGAGTCGTCCTCCTTCGCCTCCAACCTTCGCCGTCCTCTCAAGTCGGCCCTCAAGAGCACGGCGGCCGTCAGCGACGCCGACCCGCCCGACG CTTTTCAGATGCTGTCCTATGCCGAGCAAGACGAAGAGAGGCGAGAG AGTCCGTGCGAAAGGAGGAAGCCCAAACGCGTGAGGATCTCGATGACG GACTCGACTGAAGTAGACGATTGTATGAGCCCAACTGAG ATCACCGAGTGGGAAGAACAGCAACTGGACCAGCCGCTGGATTTTAAGAACTCCAAGATCGATCCGGCTCCATTCCAGCTAGTGGAGCACACCTCGCTTCATAAG ACCCACACCATTTTCTCCCTTCTGGGTCTGGATCACGCCTACGTGACCAGCATGGGCCGTCTGGTCGGCGTCGTGTCGCTCAAAGag CTACGTAAGGCCATCGAGGGCTCAGTGACGGTGGCGGGGGTGAAAGTGCGCCCCCCACTGGCCAGTTTCCGTGACAGCGGCAACACCAGCAGCATCTCCGAGGTCACAGAGCTCCACAAACTGTGCATGCGCCACCGGGGACTCTCGTTGCCGCGGGAACCCAGACCGCCGGACCAGGCGGAGGTCCGGCCAGACGTGGCGTACCACGATACGCCCGTCGACGCGTCGGACCAGACCGAGCCGGGCGAGCCGACGCTCCGGGAGAGC